In one Thermocladium sp. ECH_B genomic region, the following are encoded:
- a CDS encoding transcriptional regulator, translating into MKLKTSIKSTQLRCENCGVELSSENLYAREIKGETHYFCCSHCADAFERRSTSG; encoded by the coding sequence ATGAAGCTGAAGACAAGCATTAAATCAACCCAATTAAGGTGCGAGAATTGCGGGGTGGAATTAAGCAGCGAAAACCTGTACGCAAGGGAAATCAAGGGCGAGACCCACTACTTCTGCTGCTCCCACTGCGCCGACGCATTCGAGAGGAGGAGCACGAGTGGCTAG
- a CDS encoding mercuric reductase, giving the protein MIRANELGVKPTLIGKGPIGGTCVNVGCVPTKKMLSIGEAAAKQPCDQPCVPPLEDAVKAKDALVAAMRKAKYEDVLASYDVEYIEGHAHFISPRAVKVNGESLEAEKFIVATGSSPIIPDIRGLREAGYWTNVEALSPNRRVESLVVIGGRAQALEFAQMYRRLGVEVALLQRSRALIPDWEPEISLAAAEVLQRDGVSIHLGVSIKEVRRNGEAKMVSTNLGDVEADEVLIAAGRRPNTDIGLDAAGVKLGENGGIWVTDYLATSNPSIYAAGDVLGGPMLEALAGRQGALAAENALTGSRKGVDLMSVPRAIFIQPNAASVGQRSINSPPGSRWSLIHMRDVAKANILDSTLGLIKMGISGEGRIIGVHMLGENAAEVINEAALAIRLGATIDDLIDTVHVFPTMAESIKLAAISFRRDVSKMSCCVD; this is encoded by the coding sequence ATGATTAGGGCAAACGAGTTAGGCGTCAAGCCAACCCTAATCGGGAAGGGACCAATCGGAGGCACATGCGTAAACGTCGGCTGCGTTCCCACGAAGAAAATGCTGAGCATAGGTGAAGCCGCCGCCAAGCAGCCATGTGATCAACCATGCGTGCCGCCCCTCGAGGACGCGGTGAAGGCGAAGGATGCCCTGGTGGCGGCGATGAGGAAGGCGAAGTACGAGGACGTGCTGGCCAGCTATGATGTGGAGTACATAGAGGGACATGCCCACTTCATTTCTCCACGCGCAGTTAAGGTTAATGGAGAGTCGCTGGAGGCGGAGAAATTCATAGTGGCAACGGGCTCTTCCCCCATTATACCCGACATAAGGGGACTCAGGGAGGCCGGGTACTGGACTAATGTGGAGGCGTTATCCCCCAATAGGAGAGTGGAGTCCCTAGTAGTTATAGGCGGTCGCGCCCAGGCCCTGGAATTCGCCCAAATGTATAGGAGGCTCGGGGTCGAGGTAGCGCTTCTCCAGAGGAGCCGAGCCCTAATACCTGACTGGGAGCCTGAGATATCCCTAGCCGCCGCCGAGGTGCTTCAGAGGGACGGCGTCTCTATTCACCTAGGCGTCTCAATTAAGGAGGTAAGGAGGAATGGAGAGGCAAAGATGGTATCGACGAATCTAGGCGACGTGGAGGCTGATGAAGTGTTAATAGCCGCTGGTCGAAGGCCCAACACTGATATTGGGCTTGATGCGGCTGGCGTAAAGTTGGGGGAGAATGGAGGCATATGGGTCACGGATTACTTGGCGACCAGTAATCCAAGCATCTATGCTGCCGGGGATGTATTGGGCGGGCCAATGCTTGAGGCGCTAGCGGGGAGGCAGGGGGCGTTGGCGGCTGAGAACGCGTTAACTGGGTCCAGGAAGGGGGTGGATTTAATGAGCGTCCCCAGGGCAATCTTCATTCAACCAAATGCCGCCTCCGTGGGCCAACGATCAATTAATTCGCCACCCGGCTCCAGGTGGAGCCTTATCCACATGAGGGACGTAGCGAAGGCCAATATATTGGACTCCACACTGGGACTAATAAAGATGGGGATAAGCGGCGAGGGGAGAATAATTGGGGTACACATGCTTGGGGAGAACGCGGCGGAGGTTATTAATGAGGCTGCACTGGCCATTAGGCTGGGTGCAACAATTGATGACTTGATAGATACGGTCCACGTGTTTCCAACCATGGCTGAATCAATTAAGTTAGCCGCCATCTCGTTCAGGAGGGATGTCTCCAAGATGAGTTGCTGCGTCGATTAA
- a CDS encoding ArsR family transcriptional regulator gives MQELLGELESFFSALADETRLRIVLHLLERGASTVQEISAGIGKSESLVSHHLSCLRNCGIVRYTRNGRNTVYEVNGDEVREVIQLAIRHTRRYSESILSCDVLQEEKKPIKL, from the coding sequence ATGCAGGAACTTCTAGGGGAATTGGAGTCCTTCTTCTCGGCGTTGGCTGATGAGACGAGGCTCCGCATAGTGCTGCACCTGCTGGAGAGGGGTGCATCAACTGTGCAGGAAATAAGCGCTGGAATAGGTAAGTCGGAGTCACTCGTGTCGCATCACCTCTCCTGCCTAAGGAATTGCGGAATAGTTAGGTACACTAGGAACGGTAGGAACACGGTGTATGAGGTGAATGGGGACGAGGTGAGGGAAGTAATTCAATTAGCCATAAGACACACGAGGCGATACAGCGAATCAATACTGTCATGTGACGTGCTTCAAGAGGAGAAGAAGCCAATTAAACTATAG
- a CDS encoding molybdenum-pterin-binding protein — MELDVKVKHRIWIEVNGESIIGPGGYDILSAIDRTGSLSRAARELGMSYRFLWNYIDKMEKRLGFPVINGWRGGARKGGARLTDKGKQLLLIYGEIMSDMAKLTPKWEDAVKRFLSAHES; from the coding sequence TTGGAGTTGGATGTTAAGGTTAAGCACAGGATATGGATCGAGGTGAATGGGGAGAGCATAATCGGGCCAGGGGGGTACGACATATTATCAGCCATAGATAGAACGGGCTCTCTCTCGCGGGCAGCCAGGGAGCTCGGTATGTCGTACCGCTTCCTCTGGAACTACATAGATAAAATGGAGAAGAGGCTCGGGTTCCCGGTGATTAATGGGTGGAGAGGCGGTGCTAGGAAGGGGGGAGCCAGGTTAACGGATAAAGGCAAGCAATTATTATTGATATATGGCGAAATAATGAGCGATATGGCCAAGTTAACGCCTAAGTGGGAGGACGCCGTTAAGCGCTTCCTCTCCGCCCATGAGTCATGA
- a CDS encoding DegT/DnrJ/EryC1/StrS aminotransferase: protein MSLAINGGSPVRRNPLEFKPWIEEEDIKLVGDIIRSGNLSSLHGKYNAQLEEELAKYLGVGHAFTASNGTSSIHLALKAIGVGPGDEVVTTPFTFVATASTILHSNAVPIFADIDRETLNLDPMSVESVISDKTKAILVVHLAGYPAEMDEFMRIARERGIHVIEDTAQSLGAEYRGRKAGGIAHASTHSFYPTKTITTGEGGAVATNDSSIASQVKLLRSHGETEKYHYDVLGYNYRLTEFQAALGLMQLRRIEKIVENKARYAKALTEELSDLDNDALILPHPKPHVRHAWHIYQMLLSDKVHINRDKLVDAVRAEGIKAVTVAYPVPLYRTRLFQEMRGHGMGCPWSCPFYGKKVEYKPLPNAEWASSHIFGILVSPFFTEADAVDTAKAIKKAIKGLS from the coding sequence ATGTCTCTAGCAATAAACGGCGGTTCACCTGTCCGACGCAATCCTCTCGAGTTCAAGCCATGGATAGAGGAGGAGGACATAAAGCTCGTGGGGGACATAATTAGGAGCGGTAATTTATCATCGCTCCATGGCAAGTATAATGCGCAGTTAGAGGAGGAGCTAGCCAAGTACTTAGGCGTTGGGCACGCCTTCACTGCCAGCAACGGCACCTCATCGATTCACTTGGCGCTCAAGGCCATTGGGGTTGGGCCGGGGGACGAGGTCGTGACTACTCCCTTCACATTCGTCGCCACTGCCTCCACCATACTTCACTCGAATGCGGTGCCCATATTCGCTGACATAGATAGGGAAACCCTTAACTTGGATCCAATGAGCGTTGAGTCCGTCATAAGCGATAAGACGAAGGCCATATTGGTGGTTCACTTAGCGGGTTACCCAGCTGAGATGGATGAATTCATGAGGATCGCGAGGGAGAGAGGCATACACGTAATTGAGGATACGGCTCAGTCCCTGGGCGCCGAGTATAGGGGGAGAAAGGCTGGGGGAATAGCGCACGCCAGCACCCATAGCTTCTACCCCACGAAGACGATAACCACGGGGGAGGGCGGCGCCGTCGCCACTAATGACTCAAGCATAGCGAGCCAAGTGAAGCTGCTGAGGAGCCACGGCGAGACGGAGAAGTATCACTACGACGTGCTCGGCTATAATTATAGATTAACGGAGTTCCAGGCCGCCCTGGGCCTCATGCAGTTGAGGAGAATTGAGAAAATAGTGGAGAATAAGGCTAGGTACGCGAAGGCATTGACCGAGGAATTAAGCGACCTAGATAATGACGCCTTGATCCTGCCGCACCCCAAGCCCCACGTGAGGCATGCCTGGCACATTTACCAGATGCTTCTCTCCGATAAGGTTCACATTAATAGGGATAAATTGGTTGATGCAGTGAGGGCCGAGGGCATTAAGGCAGTTACCGTCGCTTACCCAGTGCCTCTATATAGGACGAGGTTATTCCAGGAAATGAGGGGCCACGGAATGGGGTGTCCCTGGTCCTGTCCATTCTATGGCAAGAAGGTGGAGTACAAGCCGCTTCCAAATGCTGAATGGGCATCAAGCCACATCTTCGGCATACTTGTCTCGCCATTCTTCACCGAGGCGGATGCAGTTGACACGGCCAAGGCAATAAAGAAGGCAATAAAGGGATTAAGCTAA
- a CDS encoding deoxycytidine triphosphate deaminase produces the protein MILSGDAINRLIRAGSLVIEPLSPDTVRENGVDLRVGNQYAIYSFNDQVIDPCNLDNARDLYSIVEAKDGKIVVPPRNFVLLTTTEYVKFPSNAIGLCNLRSTVARYGLSSPPTVIDAGFEGNVTIEIVNSSSNYIVLRPGMRFLHVVLSTIEGEAKYVGKYLGQRGVTPPKGLRDECK, from the coding sequence ATGATACTCTCGGGAGATGCAATTAATAGGTTGATAAGGGCCGGTTCTCTGGTTATCGAACCGCTTTCCCCTGATACCGTTAGGGAGAATGGGGTTGATCTCAGGGTTGGTAATCAGTACGCGATTTACTCGTTTAATGACCAAGTGATTGATCCCTGTAATCTAGATAATGCTAGGGATCTCTATAGTATAGTGGAGGCTAAGGATGGTAAGATAGTTGTTCCCCCCCGAAACTTCGTGCTCCTCACAACAACGGAGTACGTGAAGTTTCCGAGCAATGCCATAGGCCTATGCAACTTGAGGAGCACGGTGGCTAGGTATGGGCTCTCGAGTCCTCCAACCGTTATAGATGCTGGGTTTGAGGGCAACGTAACCATCGAGATAGTTAACTCGAGTAGTAATTATATAGTGTTGAGGCCCGGCATGAGGTTCCTCCACGTCGTCCTATCCACCATAGAGGGGGAGGCAAAGTATGTGGGTAAGTACTTGGGGCAGCGGGGCGTGACCCCGCCTAAGGGCCTCCGTGACGAGTGCAAATAA